One genomic region from Pseudorca crassidens isolate mPseCra1 chromosome 11, mPseCra1.hap1, whole genome shotgun sequence encodes:
- the APOBEC1 gene encoding C->U-editing enzyme APOBEC-1 isoform X2, which produces MASDRGPSAGDATLRRRIEPWEFEVSFDPQELCKETRLLYEIKWGKSQRIWRHSGKNTTKHVERNFIEQITSERRFHRSVSCCIIWFLSWSPCWECSKAIQEFLNQHPRVTLLIYVARLFQHMDRRNRQGLRDLTHSGVTIQIMGPTEYDYCWRYFVNYPPGKEAHWPRYHPLLMKLYALELHCIILGLPPCLNISRCQNQPTSFRLIPQNCHYQMIPPQWLRIHLPMQGTQF; this is translated from the exons ATGGCTTCTGACAGAG GTCCTTCAGCTGGAGATGCTACCTTGAG GAGAAGAATTGAACCCTGGGAATTTGAAGTCTCCTTTGACCCCCAAGAACTCTGTAAAGAGACCCGTCTGCTCTATGAAATCAAGTGGGGCAAGAGCCAGCGCATCTGGCGACACTCGGGCAAAAACACCACCAAGCACGTTGAACGCAATTTTATAGAACAAATTACTTCAGAAAGACGTTTTCACCGATCCGTCAGTTGCTGCATCATCTGGTTCTTGTCCTGGAGTCCCTGCTGGGAATGCTCCAAGGCTATTCAGGAATTTTTGAATCAGCATCCTAGAGTGACCCTGCTTATTTACGTAGCACGGCTTTTCCAGCACATGGATCGGCGAAACCGGCAAGGACTCAGAGACCTGACTCACAGTGGTGTGACTATCCAGATTATGGGACCCACAG AGTATGATTACTGCTGGAGGTATTTTGTCAACTACCCACCTGGGAAAGAAGCTCACTGGCCAAGATACCACCCTCTGTTGATGAAGCTGTATGCACTGGAACTCCACTGCATAATTCTA ggTCTCCCTCCCTGTTTAAATATTTCAAGATGTCAGAATCAGCCGACCTCGTTCAGACTTATTCCTCAAAATTGCCATTACCAAATGATTCCACCC cagtggttaagaatccacctgccaatgcaggggacacagttttga
- the APOBEC1 gene encoding C->U-editing enzyme APOBEC-1 isoform X3: MASDRGPSAGDATLRRRIEPWEFEVSFDPQELCKETRLLYEIKWGKSQRIWRHSGKNTTKHVERNFIEQITSERRFHRSVSCCIIWFLSWSPCWECSKAIQEFLNQHPRVTLLIYVARLFQHMDRRNRQGLRDLTHSGVTIQIMGPTEYDYCWRYFVNYPPGKEAHWPRYHPLLMKLYALELHCIILVP, encoded by the exons ATGGCTTCTGACAGAG GTCCTTCAGCTGGAGATGCTACCTTGAG GAGAAGAATTGAACCCTGGGAATTTGAAGTCTCCTTTGACCCCCAAGAACTCTGTAAAGAGACCCGTCTGCTCTATGAAATCAAGTGGGGCAAGAGCCAGCGCATCTGGCGACACTCGGGCAAAAACACCACCAAGCACGTTGAACGCAATTTTATAGAACAAATTACTTCAGAAAGACGTTTTCACCGATCCGTCAGTTGCTGCATCATCTGGTTCTTGTCCTGGAGTCCCTGCTGGGAATGCTCCAAGGCTATTCAGGAATTTTTGAATCAGCATCCTAGAGTGACCCTGCTTATTTACGTAGCACGGCTTTTCCAGCACATGGATCGGCGAAACCGGCAAGGACTCAGAGACCTGACTCACAGTGGTGTGACTATCCAGATTATGGGACCCACAG AGTATGATTACTGCTGGAGGTATTTTGTCAACTACCCACCTGGGAAAGAAGCTCACTGGCCAAGATACCACCCTCTGTTGATGAAGCTGTATGCACTGGAACTCCACTGCATAATTCTA
- the APOBEC1 gene encoding C->U-editing enzyme APOBEC-1 isoform X1 — MASDRGPSAGDATLRRRIEPWEFEVSFDPQELCKETRLLYEIKWGKSQRIWRHSGKNTTKHVERNFIEQITSERRFHRSVSCCIIWFLSWSPCWECSKAIQEFLNQHPRVTLLIYVARLFQHMDRRNRQGLRDLTHSGVTIQIMGPTEYDYCWRYFVNYPPGKEAHWPRYHPLLMKLYALELHCIILGLPPCLNISRCQNQPTSFRLIPQNCHYQMIPPHILLHTGLIQLPLTWR, encoded by the exons ATGGCTTCTGACAGAG GTCCTTCAGCTGGAGATGCTACCTTGAG GAGAAGAATTGAACCCTGGGAATTTGAAGTCTCCTTTGACCCCCAAGAACTCTGTAAAGAGACCCGTCTGCTCTATGAAATCAAGTGGGGCAAGAGCCAGCGCATCTGGCGACACTCGGGCAAAAACACCACCAAGCACGTTGAACGCAATTTTATAGAACAAATTACTTCAGAAAGACGTTTTCACCGATCCGTCAGTTGCTGCATCATCTGGTTCTTGTCCTGGAGTCCCTGCTGGGAATGCTCCAAGGCTATTCAGGAATTTTTGAATCAGCATCCTAGAGTGACCCTGCTTATTTACGTAGCACGGCTTTTCCAGCACATGGATCGGCGAAACCGGCAAGGACTCAGAGACCTGACTCACAGTGGTGTGACTATCCAGATTATGGGACCCACAG AGTATGATTACTGCTGGAGGTATTTTGTCAACTACCCACCTGGGAAAGAAGCTCACTGGCCAAGATACCACCCTCTGTTGATGAAGCTGTATGCACTGGAACTCCACTGCATAATTCTA ggTCTCCCTCCCTGTTTAAATATTTCAAGATGTCAGAATCAGCCGACCTCGTTCAGACTTATTCCTCAAAATTGCCATTACCAAATGATTCCACCCCATATCCTTTTACATACAGGGTTGATACAACTTCCTTTGACTTGGAGATGA